In Musa acuminata AAA Group cultivar baxijiao chromosome BXJ2-3, Cavendish_Baxijiao_AAA, whole genome shotgun sequence, the following proteins share a genomic window:
- the LOC103978640 gene encoding succinate dehydrogenase subunit 4, mitochondrial, which yields MASHLLSRAKNLTLSCRLLHHPYAPSDPVALAHCLRAVGSLVSSHPLPDPRSASAPIANRSSPVASCLARAPVFGHLVSGKISSERILQNGTFSPLHGSAQFLARSFHVKAQGGETNIQADNTHLQHNNVSDVIRVEAPSCLKGKENECSKVIAFSPLEVTHTKSRKSGLVNESFKVKTMELSIKITYALIPALLLVSKSKLTTSVLVLYIYWLVWVF from the exons ATGGCGTCCCACCTTCTGAGCCGAGCAAAGAACCTAACCCTctcttgccgcctactccaccaTCCTTATGCCCCGAGCGATCCCGTGGCCTTGGCTCACTGCCTCCGAGCAGTCGGCTCGCTCGTCTCCTCCCATCCGCTCCCTGATCCCAGATCCGCCTCGGCCCCCATTGCCAATCGCTCGTCCCCCGTTGCTTCCTGTCTCGCCCGTGCCCCAGTTTTCGGCCACCTTGTTTCTGGAAAG ATTAGTTCTGAAAGAATTTTGCAAAATGGCACTTTTAGTCCATTACATGGAAGTGCACAGTTCTTAGCTCGCTCATTTCATGTGAAAGCACAAGGTGGAGAAACAAATATTCAAGCAGACAACACACATTTGCAGCATAAT AACGTATCTGATGTGATTCGAGTTGAAGCACCTAGTTGTTTGAAGGGAAAGGAGAATGAGTGTTCAAAGGTAATTGCTTTCAGTCCACTGGAGGTAACCCATACTAAGTCACGAAAAAGCGGGTTGGTGAATGAAAGCTTCAAGGTAAAGACTATGGAGCTTTCTATAAAGATTACATATGCTCTGATACCAGCTTTGCTACTCGTATCAAAATCAAAGTTGACTACTTCAGTGCTTGTTCTGTACATATACTGGCTAGTCTGGGTTTTTTAA
- the LOC103978639 gene encoding large ribosomal subunit protein eL13z, whose amino-acid sequence MVKHNNVVPNGHFKKHWQNYVKTWFNQPARKTRRRIARQKKAVKIFPRPTAGPLRPIVQCQTLKYNMKSRSGRGFTLEELKAAGIPKKLAPTIGIAVDHRRKNRSLEGLQANVQRLKTYKAKLVIFPRRARKLKAGDSAPEELATATQVQGQYMPIVHEKPSIELVKVTDEMRSFKAYAKLRVERMNQCQVGARMKKAAEAEKEEKK is encoded by the exons ATGGTTAAGCATAACAATGTCGTGCCAAATGGGCACTTCAAGAAGCACTGGCAGAATTATGTTAAGACATGGTTCAACCAACCTGCTCGCAAAACTAGAAGACGCATCG CAAGACAGAAGAAAGCCGTGAAGATATTCCCCCGTCCAACTGCTGGACCCCTGCGTCCTATTGTTCAATGCCAAACACTCAAGTATAACATGAAATCAAGATCTGGGAGGGGTTTTACTCTTGAGGAGCTCAAG GCAGCTGGTATTCCAAAGAAACTTGCTCCAACAATTGGCATTGCAGTGGACCATAGACGAAAGAATCGTTCTCTTGAGGGTCTCCAAGCTAACGTGCAGAGGCTGAAGACATACAAAGCTAAGCTGGTCATCTTCCCAAGGCGGGCTCGGAAATTAAAG GCTGGAGATTCTGCTCCGGAAGAACTTGCAACGGCTACCCAGGTCCAAGGCCAATACATGCCCATTGTCCATGAGAAGCCCTCGATTGAGCTTGTGAAGGTGACAGACGAGATGAGATCATTCAAGGCCTACGCGAAGCTTCGTGTTGAGCGGATGAACCAGTGCCAGGTTGGTGCGAGGATGAAGAAGGCTGCAGaggctgagaaggaagagaagaagtaa